The Oryza sativa Japonica Group chromosome 11, ASM3414082v1 DNA window AAACTCGCTTTAATAGGGTTAACGGCAATGGCATAGAAACGAATGTAAAATTCCATCAAATGGCAAATACGGAATAGAaaattttcaatggcatataaaGAAGAGTGGCAAATAAGGAAAAAATTGCTCGAAGGGATACTAGGGAGGTATATCGATCTCATTCCCCCTCCTAGTTAAATTGGTTTGTGATAATCAATCAAATTCTCACAAATTAAAGTTGATAtcaaagtacttcctccgtttcatattataagactttctagcattacccacattcatatatatgtcagtgaatatatatatatatatatatatatatatatatatatatatatatatatatatatatatatatatatatatgtctagattcattgacatctatataaatatgggcaatgctagaaagtctaaTAATatgatacggagggagtacctgttTTGGATAATAGAAAAAGAGTTAGTTATTATAACACCAGCAGTAATTGGCATTTTAGTATTCTCTACCATCTGGAGTACATTGAACCACTTAAAAGATACTATATTAGATTTGGAATTCAACAAGTTGAAGGTTTCACTGTATTTACATATAAGAAGAATGGATCCATGTTACATATCAGTAGAGAAACGCCtagggtcttccggctagctccacaaggtgatGGGCTAGCCGGCttgggttcgaagcctcacctcttctatttatttgatattaggtccttccctaatattcatgtttttttatGTTGCATACCAGTACATGACACAACAGACTTATGACAGAAAATGAGCCAGAGTAACTGACTCAAATTAATGTGCTGGTAATAGGCAGCGAACAATAAGCAAATTCAATTCAAGATACCGACCGGTACTCAATGAGATGAAAGGATTTGATTTGATATGGTTCAGGGAGATGGAGAggtggcgaggaggaagacatgGATGGCATGCATAAGACCAGAGGCATCGGGAGATCGGCAGCTAGGAGGGACGTACTTGGCCGCGTGTTCCATGGTATACTCGCCGATCTCAGCTGCCTCGCCACCGCAGCGCAGCCACAGGGCCTCCATGTAGCTCGTGTGTGCGAAATAGGCCTCCGCCTCCACTACCTCTCCTGATCCTCCCTCAACTACCACGGTCACTTTGCGCCGCTCATACACACCCAGGTGGGTGCCCTGCAGATGCAATTCCGCTCCATCCAAATCATGCATCTAGCCATCTAGGTGAATAGGTGATCGAGGACTGATCAGGAATATATGTACGTACCTCGAGGGCATCGAGGTCAACTAGGGCGCGGGGGGACACGGCGTAGAGCTCGCCGGAGACGAGATGGCTACCGGAGGATGAACTTGGCCTGGGGAGGAGGAACGGAACAGAGTAGGGCCCCACAACAAGCGAGGCcggggtggcggtggaggcagcACCAACCAAGGGGGaaccggaggcggcgaggagagggTGGTTGGGGAAACCACGCTTCAGGGTGCCGTACACGAACACCATTGTCGCCGCCTCCACTCCTCCCCCTCCATTGCTCAATTTCTGCTCCACTGGAGTTTGGACGCTCCTCATCTTTACTCACCTGTTCATTATTATAACTAGTGTTATTATTATTTCAAGTAGATAGGTGTcccgcgcaattgcgtggctaacacccatataaaattatctatttttttaaacacaTAATTTAGTACATTCTAACACATACGACTCAAACATTAGTGCAGACACACCTTATTAAGCAAAGCAACAGAATTTGAATTGAGCATACTAGCAACATTATTAACACAGTAAAAAAATGGTTAGGATTAGATTTCCCTAAATAAATGTTACTAGGTCATGTACACAAACTGACAGAACGTACAGGCCAACACACACAAAAGGGTAAGCACTAAAAGAACaagttatcattttttttaataatatttaatttaactGCATGTTCATCATCCTGTTAAAGATCATATCAACCCGTGGTGGGAAGGATAGGTTAAAATAATAGCTATATAGATTCAGGAGTCAATATTATGTGCACTATATTTAATTAATTCCATATCCATCATACTGTTAAAGTAACTATAAAGATTATTAAAACTGTACCGCATCAAATGAAACAGCTAATGAGGAAACACGATGAAATCAGAAGAAACTTGGTCAGGGAAGAACTCATAATCAAAATGACATCATATAAGCACTTTAGGAGTATATCACACTTACACCATTTTGAAGACATCTTCTAATATGTACTTTATGCACTTAAAACATGTTGTATAGATTCAAAATTCAGAGTAAAATTTAAGTCACTACACGGATGTAAATCAACGAATAACCAAAAAGCATTGGCACATGCGATATAATTAAACAAAATTCTTGCAGGAGCAGAACTgctgaagtaaaaaaaaaattctaattcaACCAAATTAACAGCCTTATTTATAAAAATGCAAAAagtcaaaaagcatcaaagctTTCAATAGCAACACAAAATGGCAATTACTAGCTCAGTAATGCCCATAAAACACACACACAGTACTATTATTTATTTGAACTTGTATCTCATGCATTACTAGACATAGACACAAGTATTCACACAGTAATCGCAGCATTATATATTGACATCAAACGAATATCGAAAAGCAACCATAGAACATTGATATGATATTTCTAGCATTTGGAACAATATGCAGATGGAAAACAAACAATATGGGAATTAATAATTAGCAAGAAGAAATGAAATATTAAGGTGTTAGCTGGATATATGACATATTTAGTAAACAGAGAGCATCAATTTTAAACcataaaataaaactatttgcctAGAATAAATTAATGCCACAAAAACTAAAGCACCTACACATTCAACCAAAAAGGGATTACTTAAAACCACCAGATAATGTATGAAGAGATTTAAGGTTGGTTCAAATTAAAACCATGCACACAAAGTTGATGCACAAATAAAACTGCTGGTGGACAATCAATGCTCTAGCTTATTTCACACAAGAGTGGCAAATCCTTTAGAACCACTcctaagagtggcaaatagttaattattcccaCTACCTCACAACAGTCAACAGTCAAAACATTCTCATTGGCAAGCAATAATATGCTCTTGTTTAAGGTCCTTTCTTGGCAAATCTTAATTGGGGACACTATGCTGAATaagaaataataaattaataattataaagaAAGAAATGTACCAGACAAACTGTAAGAAGAAACAAGTCAGCGATAATGTACGATATACTTCGGAATATATTGTCCGAGTGATTAGCAACTAAGTTCAAGAGATTCACCTCAATTCAAAAGCATATAATTTAGGACAATTCCTACTAAGTTCAAGAGATATCTCAACACTGTAAACTACAGTTATCTACCAAGTTAGTAGAAGATGAACAACTTTTAAAACTGTGGATGCAGCAAGACGATCTAAAATATTCCTGGAAATATCCTAGTTCCTGAATGGGGTGGTACATTCAACACACACAAAATGAAAGCAAGAGAGAACAATGCCACAAGAGCCATAGAGTTTCGTTCTATTGTTCCATAGAGATCAAGGTAATATAAGTTAATCAACCTCAGGATTATCAAAACAAATTACCATGTTACAACTATTATACAGACTAACGTCTATATCATTTGATAATTACAATTTGTAACATCAGAAGGAATCTTGAACACAAAAATTACAAGATGACACCAAACCAACATATATTGAAATGAACCCAGAGCCGAGCTAGTTATGGAACAGGACAAGCCCAAATGTAAAGTATACTACTGGAGATGCAAACTGGACCAAGTAGAAAGCAAATACTGCTACTGAGAACAACTCCATAGTTCATAAAGCAATTGTTTCTACTCGGAAGAACCTTCAAACAGATGGCTTTATAATGTTGAGGTCCATAAATTGTTCTTGAAACAAATCTTCAAATTAATTTCACCAGCAGTAGTCAAAATATTTCAGAATCACCTTCACAACCTTGTAATATTGTTTGAAAGAAGTAACTGCCAAAGGAATCATCTACCACAGAAACTTTAGGATGTGCCTTTTTAGTTAGTACTACATAACCACCTTCATAACAAGTTAACAACCGACTGATATAGCTTTGCTCTAAACAAGTTAACATCAAAATTCTCTGAGAACTATGGCCATGTAAATGTTCTGACAAGACAATTTAACCATAAAAGCGCAGCAGGATGGACTTAATAACCACAGAGTTCCAAGCAGACAAATTGCCTCCAAATAACATCAATCACTTGTTATATTTGACCAAAAAACATAGCAGCAATCTTGAATGGAATGGAGAAACCATCTTATACACCAATGAGTCAATGACTATTCCTAATAGTGACCAATCCATACCACAAGCTTCAATTTCTCTGGTTTAAATGTTCGTATTACAGATAAAATGTTCTTGGATAGTCGCTTGTAATGGAAGCAAACAAACTGCACATTATTGACATattgaaatttcaaaaattgcAATTAACCATAGCCCTAAACCAGAGCATCAAGGTTCCTAAAACTAACACTAGTAAACAGGAAAATCACGAGATCTGTACCTCAAACTGAGCAGGTCAAGCAGCAAGTAATCTTTAGTTCCTGTACTAGGACAAATTAATCCACAGTGAAGGCAGTCAAAAAGAGCTCCTTAAATCCTCGTGAAAGAAATCCTGAAGTTAAACTTTAACTAAGAACTGACACAGAAGAATCATTCCAACGCCCTAGTTTAACTTAAACTTTAGCACATATTGCCAATTTTTAAATTCCAAAAAGCAATACATGACGCCGTTTAGAATTTCAATAACACTCAACCATCTTCAAATAATCTTTAGTCTTGTCAGAATTAAGCAAATTAACATCAGTTTAGTCTTGTCGGAATTGAACAAATTAACATCGGTGATTTGAAAGCTCTGAGCAGACCCAAGAAAACCATCTCCCATCATGTTTAAATGTTCTGATATGACTTACCTTCCCATAAAATTACCAGACCTGAAGGAAAAACCGCAGAGCACAGAATTGCAAGCAACCGAATTGTCACTAACTACAAGCATCACAACCTTGAAATGAACAGAAGTATAATCTTAGCCCAGTGAGCAATCCTAACCATGACAATTTCAGAGCACAAACTTCATTTTATCTAGGCTTGATCATACCCAAAATATCCACGGTACAGCTTAATTGAGCTGATAATCCATCTCACCGAACAGAAACTGAAGCAAACCAACCGACCTCGCAATCTTAAATAGCAAATCACAATTAGCCATAATCCAATCGAAAGAAGGGCCGTTCAGAGAACTAACGCAACAGCAAGAGACGAATCGCCCAAACTAGACCCCCAAACCGAACGGATCAAGCAGTCGCCTAAACTAGAAACCGGACCGAACCGATCAAAGCACCATCTGATGATCAATCAACAAAAGGGCAGCGAACGAGGTGAGATCGAAACCGATGGATTCCTTTACCTACCGACTTACCAGCCCACCCGCGGCGGTGGGGGGAAAGGGGAAGAATAAAAGCCATCGAGCAATCCACAGCGACGAGAGGCAAAGGGGAACGGGGCAACGGGCTTgcggagaagagaggagagccAACCGAGGAGGAAGAGTcgggcggcg harbors:
- the LOC9267466 gene encoding putative gamma-glutamylcyclotransferase At3g02910, which encodes MRSVQTPVEQKLSNGGGGVEAATMVFVYGTLKRGFPNHPLLAASGSPLVGAASTATPASLVVGPYSVPFLLPRPSSSSGSHLVSGELYAVSPRALVDLDALEGTHLGVYERRKVTVVVEGGSGEVVEAEAYFAHTSYMEALWLRCGGEAAEIGEYTMEHAAKYVPPSCRSPDASGLMHAIHVFLLATSPSP